One genomic segment of Centropristis striata isolate RG_2023a ecotype Rhode Island chromosome 11, C.striata_1.0, whole genome shotgun sequence includes these proteins:
- the eif3f gene encoding eukaryotic translation initiation factor 3 subunit F, whose amino-acid sequence MSVYGPVVKIHPVVLASICDSYERRNEGASRVIGTILGTVDKHSIEVTNCFSVPHNESEDEVAVDMEFAKNMYELHKRVSPTEVIIGWYATGFDITEHSVLIHEYYSREATNPIHLTMDTALQSGKMSIRAYVSAQMGVPGKTVGVMFTPLTVKYVYYDTERIGVDLLQRTRILPTRTKGLTSDLSQVAGSAARVQDMLTTMLAYIEDVLSGKVAADNSVGRFLMDLVNKVPTISAEDFENMLNSNINDLLMVTYLSNLTQAQIALNEKLVLL is encoded by the exons ATGTCGGTGTACGGGCCAGTGGTGAAGATTCACCCCGTCGTTCTCGCTTCTATCTGCGACTCTTACGAGCGGAGAAATGAAGGGGCGAGTCGTGTGATCGGGACCATTTTGG GAACTGTTGACAAGCACTCCATCGAGGTGACCAACTGCTTCTCTGTCCCCCACAATGAGTCTGAAGATGAG GTTGCTGTGGACATGGAGTTTGCAAAGAACATGTACGAGCTCCACAAGAGGGTGTCACCCACTGAGGTCATCATCGGATG GTATGCCACAGGCTTTGACATCACAGAACACTCAGTGCTCATTCATGAGTACTACAGTCGCGAGGCCACCAACCCCATTCACCTGACCATGGACACAGCACTGCAGAGCGGCAAGATGAGCATCCGCGCCTACGTCAG TGCACAGATGGGTGTGCCAGGAAAGACGGTGGGTGTGATGTTCACCCCTCTGACCGTCAAGTACGTCTACTACGACACCGAGAGGATAGGCG TGGACCTTCTGCAGAGGACACGTATTCTTCCCACTCGCACCAAGGGGCTGACCTCTGATCTGTCCCAGGTGGCTGGCTCTGCAGCCAGGGTGCAGGACATGCTGACCACCATGCTCGCATACATTGAGGATGTGTTG TCTGGTAAAGTGGCAGCAGATAACAGCGTGGGCCGCTTCCTGATGGATCTGGTCAACAAGGTGCCCACCATCTCAGCCGAGGACTTTGAAAACATGCTCAATTCGAACATCAAC gATCTGTTGATGGTGACGTACCTCTCCAACCTGACCCAAGCTCAGATAGCTCTAAATGAAAAGCTGGTGCTGCTCTGA
- the LOC131980910 gene encoding MICOS complex subunit MIC26-like, translated as MLKVTGSSAMPGALSLLPITVFADAGDGNTEPIAPLLRDELSLYTAPPQHKSRYVEPEADQLEQSVASLRKLTEPYTEWCEGTYSKIKPKVQRVVKFGTDTYDYFKNPPKDFYPRAGVIGFTGVLGLFLARGSRIKRLLYPAGLMTVSASLYYPEQAAAIAKSTGDSVYERAVRGYATLEKMVKPGSDSETKP; from the coding sequence ATGTTGAAGGTGACAGGTAGTAGTGCAATGCCGGGAGCTCTAAGTTTGCTGCCGATCACCGTCTTCGCTGATGCCGGTGACGGAAACACCGAACCCATCGCCCCTCTGCTCCGGGACGAGCTGTCCCTGTACACCGCTCCTCCGCAGCACAAGTCCCGCTATGTGGAGCCTGAAGCGGATCAGCTGGAGCAGAGTGTCGCCTCCCTCAGGAAGTTAACAGAGCCTTACACGGAGTGGTGCGAGGGCACCTACAGCAAAATCAAACCCAAAGTTCAGAGGGTGGTCAAGTTCGGAACAGACACCTACGACTACTTTAAGAACCCGCCGAAGGACTTCTACCCGCGGGCAGGAGTTATCGGCTTCACCGGCGTCTTGGGGTTGTTTCTCGCCAGAGGCTCCCGGATTAAAAGGCTCCTCTACCCGGCGGGCCTGATGACCGTGAGCGCCTCCTTGTACTACCCGGAGCAGGCTGCGGCCATCGCAAAGTCAACCGGAGACTCCGTGTACGAGCGCGCCGTGCGGGGCTACGCTACCCTGGAGAAGATGGTGAAGCCTGGGAGCGACTCAGAGACTAAGCCATGA